The Virgibacillus phasianinus genome includes a window with the following:
- a CDS encoding glycosyltransferase family 4 protein yields the protein MEYFALVVCFIVSLIMTPFVKKLAIRVGAVDQPNARKIHKNVMPRLGGLAIILSSLLGIVLFMPEPTTAWPIISGAIIITAVGVLDDLLELPAKVKLSGQVLAAIVSVAGGIQIEFITIPFGEKIEFDYLVSIPLTIIWIVGVTNAINLIDGLDGLAAGVSSIALLTISGMAISMGSTFVAIVGLIVLGSTLGFLFYNFHPAKIFMGDTGALFLGYMISVLAVVGLFKNVTIFSLIVPIIILGVPLLDTTFAIVRRMLKRQPLATADKFHLHHCLINLGYSHRQTVILIYAMSGYFSIAAIIFTRATLWGSTLVIVGLLITIELIVEVTGLIGENYRPVLRFMQGTKLKK from the coding sequence ATGGAATATTTTGCCCTAGTAGTTTGTTTTATTGTCTCGCTAATAATGACACCTTTTGTAAAAAAACTTGCAATAAGGGTTGGTGCAGTCGACCAGCCAAATGCAAGAAAGATACATAAAAACGTAATGCCAAGGTTGGGTGGACTAGCGATTATTTTAAGCTCTTTGTTAGGAATAGTGCTTTTTATGCCTGAGCCTACAACCGCCTGGCCAATCATATCAGGTGCCATCATTATAACAGCAGTAGGTGTGTTGGACGACTTGCTGGAATTACCCGCTAAGGTTAAGCTCTCGGGTCAGGTATTAGCTGCCATTGTTTCGGTTGCTGGTGGTATTCAAATAGAATTTATTACGATTCCCTTTGGCGAAAAAATAGAATTTGATTATCTTGTTTCGATTCCGTTAACGATTATTTGGATTGTAGGAGTTACAAATGCGATTAATTTGATAGATGGGTTGGATGGTCTTGCCGCTGGGGTTTCTTCGATTGCGTTATTAACCATCTCCGGGATGGCTATTTCGATGGGAAGTACCTTTGTTGCCATTGTAGGTTTAATTGTACTAGGCAGTACGCTTGGTTTTCTCTTTTATAATTTTCATCCAGCAAAGATTTTTATGGGTGATACAGGTGCGTTATTTTTAGGGTACATGATTAGTGTGCTGGCTGTCGTAGGGCTATTTAAAAATGTTACGATATTCTCACTGATTGTACCCATTATTATTCTTGGGGTGCCGTTACTAGATACCACCTTTGCGATTGTTCGTCGGATGTTAAAGCGGCAACCACTGGCAACCGCTGATAAATTCCACCTGCATCACTGTTTAATCAATTTGGGATATAGCCATCGGCAAACAGTGATTTTAATCTATGCGATGAGCGGTTACTTCAGTATTGCCGCGATTATCTTTACGCGGGCAACCTTATGGGGCTCCACACTTGTGATTGTAGGTCTGCTGATTACGATCGAACTGATAGTCGAGGTTACTGGATTAATTGGAGAAAATTATCGCCCGGTCTTGCGTTTTATGCAAGGAACGAAACTTAAAAAGTAA
- a CDS encoding acyltransferase, whose protein sequence is MRNNHRRVSLDEIQLARAFAIIAVLVVHATSSGVTTIPRDSLLFPVYNFLNIAGKLGTPTFIMLSSFVLFYNYYPRVTNWMLMKKFYIKRLKFILVPYIIFSSIYFVIKWYIYYDYPSLSFALNKFLTLLALGKAHPHLYFVFISVQLYILFPLLLITFKKLPFLRKNAIWIGILMQWIWVILNKNYFHITLKGSISLSYLSFYFVGAYLGIYYFEIREKMRNRSYKDRIMVPILIGYGAMVIGYTGFMYLVRVKAYDEVAVLLPHIVTSYLYEFTWANNALLAGLVLFYLAHAANKRFSSHTKALFMEIGATSFGIYLIHPLFLMMFRGFLSTGSPLLYHSWQLLTFIFIGLLSCIVVRFTFRYIPHYWVIFGKLPEQQKLSVRR, encoded by the coding sequence ATGAGAAATAATCATAGAAGAGTAAGCCTAGATGAAATTCAACTCGCCAGGGCATTCGCAATCATTGCTGTGTTAGTAGTACACGCTACCTCAAGTGGGGTTACAACTATACCGAGGGACTCATTGCTTTTTCCGGTGTACAATTTCCTGAATATTGCTGGGAAGCTTGGGACACCAACGTTCATTATGTTGAGCAGTTTTGTATTATTTTACAATTACTATCCCAGGGTAACTAACTGGATGTTAATGAAGAAGTTTTACATAAAACGGCTGAAGTTTATTCTGGTTCCATATATTATTTTCTCTAGTATTTATTTTGTAATCAAATGGTACATTTATTATGATTATCCGAGTCTATCATTTGCTTTGAATAAATTCTTAACACTATTAGCCTTAGGGAAAGCACACCCACATTTGTATTTTGTTTTCATTAGTGTACAGTTATACATACTCTTTCCGCTGCTGTTAATTACGTTTAAAAAATTACCGTTTCTTAGGAAAAATGCGATATGGATAGGAATCCTAATGCAGTGGATATGGGTTATTCTAAATAAAAATTACTTTCATATTACATTGAAAGGATCCATTTCATTATCTTACTTATCCTTTTATTTTGTTGGGGCGTATCTAGGTATCTATTATTTTGAAATTAGGGAGAAGATGAGGAATCGCTCCTATAAGGACAGGATAATGGTGCCGATACTTATTGGCTATGGAGCAATGGTTATAGGATATACAGGGTTTATGTACCTGGTGCGAGTAAAGGCATATGACGAAGTAGCGGTTCTGCTTCCTCATATAGTTACCAGTTATCTCTACGAATTTACCTGGGCAAATAATGCTTTGTTAGCTGGGCTGGTGTTGTTTTATCTGGCACATGCTGCAAACAAAAGATTTAGCAGTCATACAAAGGCATTGTTCATGGAGATCGGGGCGACATCCTTTGGCATCTATCTTATTCATCCATTGTTCTTAATGATGTTTAGAGGATTTCTCTCAACAGGCAGTCCATTACTGTATCATAGCTGGCAATTGCTGACGTTTATTTTTATTGGCTTGCTTAGCTGCATAGTTGTTAGGTTTACCTTCCGTTATATACCACATTACTGGGTTATATTTGGGAAGTTGCCGGAACAACAGAAGCTTTCCGTTAGAAGGTAG